The genome window gtaaataaaaaatagataaaataactcaaatattctattttatCTCATTCCTTTATAAAtcatacaatataaaaaatatattaacacaaaattaattaaaaattaaatatccaaTTTAttaacacaaaatttattaaaaattaaatataaaaaatatattaacacaaaattaattttaaaaaaaggagtTTATTGAGCTGAAAGAAAATTTTGACTGGGTTGACAAGGATAACAGGCATATCCAATTTAGTTATGCCATTTGCACCACCTTTAGAACACCATGCCCATTAGAATCTAAGATTAATTGGACCCACTTAAAACTGTTATAGGGCACATTTTTTCATTACACCGTGTGCAAAAATCATTTCTCTATCATTTGCTTTAATGTATCGTATGTAAGAATAGATAATGTCATAGCACAAATGCAAGATATACTTACAGCCATCATGGAGATATGCCAGGCCCCTTGCAGAGCCAATTGCTATCTTCATCCTCTTTGGCCAATCCAAAATTGGCCATTTACTTCCTGTGAGCAGAACACACACAAACAATAAACACATGAGAATCACTTGATACATTTAGAAAAACACAAACtcatatctttaaaaaaataaaagaaactcaCGTTACCATGCAAGTGCTGACTGAGATTCCCATTAGGAACGAATTCATAGATAAGCACTCTTTGCTGTTCAGATATGCAATAACCAATTAATGACACCAAATGGCGATGATGGATTCGGCTGATGATGTCCACCTCCGCCCTGAACTCCCTTTCTCCTTGCCCACTTCCAGCCTTCAATAATTTGAGTGCTCCCACTCTGCCATCAGGCATGGAAGCCTTGTAAACATACCCAaatcccccctcccctattatGTTTTCACTAGCAAACCCGTTCGTGATCTCTGCAACCTTTTCGTAGGTAAAAACTAACTGGCCAGTGTTCATGTGCTGAGTCGTTTCTGAAGGAGTTCTTAAATTCATGGCACCTAGTGCACCACTCCCAAAACCAGGCTCCTCTACATAGTAATGCACGTCTGCACTTGATGAAAGCCATGCCAAAATCGTTAATTAGTCATGAAACAAGATGCACAATGGGATAATAGGGTAACATATCACAACAATTCTAACAAGACCATAGTGCCTATAAGCACAACTTCAGGATAATATAGGGCTTTAATTCCATGCACGGCAGTAAAAAATTTCTACACTACCCATCAATCAAAAACCAGGTATCTCTTTTAAGAATTATTGCAAAAGTCTAACATATTTATCACTAGGTTGTTAATACCAAGGTGACCCTCAATTGGTTAAGAgtttaaaaacttttacattGGCTGCACAAGCCTATTGAACTCATTAAAATACTTTAGAAAAAGTTTAATACaaactttattatttgtttgatcTTGAACCAGGGATTGGTTAATACCAACTCCTTGCCTCAATCTTGAcctttaaattttgattatgcCAATATAAACAATGTGCTTCTGAGAATTGCTTATAACACCAATAACATTGAAGATGATCATACAAAATATATACTATACCTCCTCCTTTCATATGAGATTTCCTAGGGGGTGGCATGGCATAGACACTCGCACGCTTTTGCTTCCTCCCGAACATAAAGAAAATAACTAGAGCAAGAAACGCGATGATGAAAACCCCGGCGAGAGCAAGACCAACAATTTCTCCTGTATTATTACCGGAGCTAGGTGATGAGGACGGAGGATCGCTTTTCGGGGGAGTACCTCTTGGTTTCGGTTGGGTAGACGGCGGTGGTCGCGGTGGTGAAGGGTGGTTTGGCCCTGAACCCAACGGCGCCGGCGGCGGAGTAACATGGGAAGCAGGTGAAGGTGGGGTTGAAATTGCAGTTGGAGGCGAAAGTGAATGTGGAGGAGGGGTGAGAGATTGTGGTGACGGAGGAGAATTTTGTGGGGGTGGCGGTGGAGGCGACGGTGGTGGCGAAGGTGGTGGTTCTGACGGAGAGGGTGGAGGAGCTGAATCTTTTGACGGCGGGGGAGTTGATGGAGGCGGCGGAGAATTAGACGGAGACGGTGGTGATTTTTCCGGCGGTGGAGTTGGCGGAGAAGGGGAAGGTGGTGGAGAATGAGGCGGAGTTGGTGGCGGGGATTGTGACGGAGTTGGCGGTGAAGAATGCGCCGGCGCCGGCGGAGATTCTGTTGGCGGAGGAGCAGATTTTTTCGGCGGTGATGGTGGCAGCGGCGGCGATGGTGGCGGAGACTTTGGTGGTGTGCTTTTCGGAGACTCTGAGTCATCCGATGACGGCAACGGAGCGGAAGCCTTGTCCTTGTCGGAATTCAATGAAGACGACTCATTTGACGATGTATTCTTAGCCATTTCTGATTCTCTATAAAATCTTAacttgattctcagaaatggcAAGAAAATTCAGAAAATGCCAATGGGTACTGAAATCAAAGCCGAAAGATCAACAAAAACAACATGGGATTCTTGCTGTTTGAAGAATGGAATTGAATTGgggtgatgatgatgaagtCTTCTTGGCCAGCGAATCGTTGAAAATGGGAAACCAAAATGCCAGCACGTTGCGACGACGCGTTGAAATGGAAGAGGAAAAAAACAATACTAATAATTCTGAAAATTATTGGTGCATGGCCTCTGCAAAATGCAAAAAGCAATATCACAAGCATAAGCCCTGAACATTCATTCGTTCTGTGTTAGCATTATTTTAGGTAGTTGGTTTTCATGGTTGCATAATGCATAGATTCATGTTCGTTTTTGTCTTGTCTTTGGTTCTCTCCTTGAATTTCGGGTTACCGCGCAACATAAAAGTATAAACCCGTTGGGGGCTTCATATAACTAGCAAGTTTCAACTTCCAACTCGGAACCTAACTAACTAACGACCAGGGTTTTCCGTCACTGTATATATGGGCCCCTCACGTTTGATGAGTCCATTGTCGGACTCGGACCTTACCTATCGTTGTAATATTGGATTGGGCTTTAAGGTAAGGGACCTCTAAGGCCATTACTATTGTCATTACcaaaattttctattggcaATAGCAAGACATAGCAAATGATCATTTTACTTTTCTGAGTTTTCTTACACCTCCAACCTTTCTCCCTTCCTCTCTTACTTTTCCATCCTACACCCTCACAAAACTACATAGCAATGGAATTATGCTTCCATTGTGCATTTTTTCACTCCCAAATAAAACAACGAaaacatgattttgttgtgttgtttgggggcaaaaaaaatacacaacagaatcttgatttcattgttttatttgaaggtaaaaaaaaatatacaacgaAATCATGATTCTGTAGTGTTATTTGGGacgaaaaaaattacacaatagaatcataatttcatggtgTTATTtgggggtgaaaaaaattgcataACGGAAATGTGATTTCATTGTACACTTCTACaattgaatcttgtttttttcCACCAACATATAGACAAATCACAATTCTATTGtgtttttgtcaaaataatATTTCCAGTCAAAAGACACCCACGTGGATACTGTCAATAGCAAAAGTGATAGTGCCAAGCAACTCTAGGCTTCTAACTCATTTAACAACATCAATTCTCTTAAAACAGAAACAccacattaattaaaatgttaaagaaattttcaacaaaaaaagagtgggcaaatgaatgaaatgaaaaagagaaattacTGAAAAATTAACATGTGTCTAACTAGAGATTTTGTTCCATGCACATTTCAATGGGTGTCTATACttggaaaaggaaagaaatagaagagacaaaattgataaatgatgtgatgtgaaaaaaaatgagaaaaaaaaataaaggaaactaATTGGATGTTTGCTCTTTGGAATGAGTTTATGATTATTTtccaacaacttatttttttagttgttttacaTTCTTTTGTTATGtaaaaactgattttttttttgcgtccaaatgaaattaattatttttaatccacTTATCACCtaaacaaaaattgattttaattataattacttataataatgattaattatatataattgattattgaaATAATCTAATTTTCACAATTATTCAAACACACCATAAATTTGATAGGTTACAGCTTACAAGACCCGAAGCCAAACACAAGGGCtcacaaaaagaaaatcaaaggcAAAGTAAggaaagagaaatgaaaagaaaaaaaacttctaaATTAAGAATACAAGCAAAACAAATCAATGAAATCTTGGGATTGAGTACACGAGTCCAAGCCCAAGATACtagaataacttttttttcatagGAAATAATGTTGAGTGAGTTGGAATTTGTTGATGATTTTATGAAATCAAAGTTTCATAAAGAGTACTGATATATACAGtacgaaaaaaaaatgcatgaaagGTATAAAGTATCAGTTATAggttgttatatttttaaaaacaataataaattaaatattaaaaaagatagaGTGATTTTTGTTGCCGGAAAACAGCCTTAGTGTAATTAGTACGAAATACTCagtatttttttcctataactATATAGGAAGATAATAAGATGTTTTATGtacatattttatgtttattttattcttataattacat of Glycine soja cultivar W05 chromosome 1, ASM419377v2, whole genome shotgun sequence contains these proteins:
- the LOC114406428 gene encoding classical arabinogalactan protein 9-like, translating into MAKNTSSNESSSLNSDKDKASAPLPSSDDSESPKSTPPKSPPPSPPLPPSPPKKSAPPPTESPPAPAHSSPPTPSQSPPPTPPHSPPPSPSPPTPPPEKSPPSPSNSPPPPSTPPPSKDSAPPPSPSEPPPSPPPSPPPPPPQNSPPSPQSLTPPPHSLSPPTAISTPPSPASHVTPPPAPLGSGPNHPSPPRPPPSTQPKPRGTPPKSDPPSSSPSSGNNTGEIVGLALAGVFIIAFLALVIFFMFGRKQKRASVYAMPPPRKSHMKGGGQD